A genome region from Coprococcus phoceensis includes the following:
- a CDS encoding winged helix-turn-helix domain-containing protein, protein MKKNISYIPMDHALEIWLLEKLSREPPESAYTKELISGIQDMISGEVSSLLLGALEDTEVAIGAHSDELLIGDLEIHPRSRKVLMKGSEISLTPKEFDILYFLAKNRGEVFTKEQIYRAVWEEDYLLDNSNIMAFIRKLRKKIEPAPDSPTYILTIWGIGYKFNDEL, encoded by the coding sequence ATGAAAAAGAATATCAGTTATATTCCCATGGATCATGCCCTTGAAATCTGGCTCTTGGAAAAATTATCAAGGGAACCGCCGGAAAGTGCTTATACAAAAGAGCTGATTTCCGGTATTCAGGACATGATAAGCGGAGAAGTATCCTCGCTGTTATTAGGAGCCTTAGAAGATACAGAAGTGGCCATTGGTGCACACTCGGATGAACTTCTGATCGGTGATCTGGAAATTCATCCAAGGAGCCGGAAAGTCCTGATGAAAGGTTCTGAAATCAGCCTGACACCAAAGGAATTCGATATTTTGTATTTTCTGGCTAAAAATCGTGGAGAAGTATTTACAAAAGAACAGATTTACCGTGCAGTATGGGAGGAAGATTATCTTCTGGATAACAGTAACATCATGGCTTTTATCCGGAAACTGCGAAAAAAGATTGAACCTGCCCCGGATTCTCCCACATACATTTTAACCATCTGGGGGATTGGTTACAAATTTAATGATGAGTTATGA
- a CDS encoding conjugal transfer protein, whose product MLQLKRKQKDLKGAILFAPYPIFTILCSYLGWHFSEYRMIIFQFWYQVSAVVWVILATTMIVLITKLLKLTKRSSRFYH is encoded by the coding sequence GTGTTGCAATTGAAGCGAAAACAAAAAGATTTGAAAGGGGCAATCCTTTTTGCTCCCTACCCCATATTTACAATCCTATGCAGCTATCTGGGCTGGCATTTCTCTGAATATAGAATGATTATCTTTCAGTTTTGGTATCAGGTAAGTGCTGTGGTCTGGGTTATTCTTGCTACCACCATGATTGTGCTTATCACCAAACTTTTGAAACTGACGAAACGAAGCAGCCGCTTCTATCACTAA
- a CDS encoding DUF3784 domain-containing protein, protein MDFTCIFFGILFTLAGLWFAFGKGYFHLSLWKNMPQKEKDKLRIIPLCRNIGGIITLNGVIFLVKGFLPLFSNHWFVSAMIVWMILAGLDVWYIEKSNRYHRP, encoded by the coding sequence ATGGACTTTACCTGCATTTTTTTTGGAATCCTATTTACCCTTGCCGGTCTTTGGTTTGCCTTTGGAAAAGGCTACTTCCATCTTTCCCTATGGAAAAATATGCCGCAAAAAGAGAAGGATAAACTCCGAATTATCCCTCTTTGCCGCAATATCGGAGGAATCATTACCTTAAACGGTGTCATCTTTCTGGTAAAAGGATTTTTGCCCTTATTTTCAAACCACTGGTTTGTATCTGCAATGATTGTATGGATGATACTTGCCGGCTTAGATGTCTGGTATATCGAAAAGAGCAACCGATACCACAGACCGTAA
- the mgtA gene encoding magnesium-translocating P-type ATPase — MNKKENRMAVRQTVEKAVIRDEQNRRIQSAATNPVKEVLKIFHTTLRGLEADTVSVNRSKYGTNKVTHEKKKSLAKRVAGAFINPFTAILFCLAFVSTITDMIFPYFSLFGSVPEDFDFLTVVIILTMVFISGTLRFVQESRSGNAAEKLLAMITTTCTVTRIGQEKTEIPMDDLVVGDIVHLSAGDMIPADVRILDAKDLFVSQASLTGESEPVEKLPHVSPHKDSVTDYTNIAFMGSNVISGSATAVVICVGDHTLFGSMAAAVAGEAVETSFTKGVNAVSWVLIRFMLVMVPLVFFVNGFTKGDWLEAFLFGISIAVGLTPEMLPMIVTTCLAKGAVSMSKKQTIVKNLNSIQNFGAMDILCTDKTGTLTQDKVVLEYHLNVNGEDDTRVLRHAYLNSYFQTGYKNLMDLSIIHKTEEMEAEDKRLIDLSETYVKVDEIPFDFKRRRLSTVVQDKNGKTQMVTKGAVEEMLSICSFAECDGHVQPLRDEVRSRILKTVDGLNEKGFRVLAIAQKSNPSPVGAFGVKDECDMVLIGYLAFLDPPKESTADAIQALKNHGVLTKILTGDNEKVTRTICKQVGLKVRNMLLGSDLEHMSDAELARAAETTEVFAKLTPEQKARIVSVLRENGHTVGFMGDGINDAAAMKSADIGISVDTAVDVAKESADIILLEKDLMVLEQGIIEGRKTYSNMIKYIKMTASSNFGNMFSVLAASALLPFLPMESVHLIFLNLIYDLSCTAIPWDNVDEEFIAKPRKWDASSVGSFMIWIGPTSSIFDFTTYIFMYFVFCPFFVSKGILFNDLPAHFSGTELTAMQTQYIGMFQAGWFVESMWSQTLVIHMIRTPKLPFIQSRASAPVTFLTMTGITILTVIPFTIFGKLLGFVALPAAYFAYLLPCILLYMVLATSLKKAYVRHFGELL, encoded by the coding sequence ATGAACAAAAAAGAAAATCGTATGGCTGTTCGCCAGACTGTAGAAAAGGCAGTCATCCGTGACGAACAGAACCGTCGCATCCAATCTGCAGCAACCAACCCGGTAAAAGAGGTTTTAAAAATCTTTCATACCACACTTAGGGGGTTAGAAGCAGATACCGTATCCGTAAACCGTTCCAAATACGGTACGAACAAAGTCACCCACGAAAAAAAGAAATCCCTGGCAAAACGTGTGGCAGGTGCATTTATCAACCCTTTTACTGCTATTTTATTTTGCCTTGCTTTTGTTTCCACGATTACGGATATGATTTTCCCGTATTTTTCACTCTTTGGAAGCGTACCAGAGGACTTTGATTTTTTGACAGTCGTTATCATTTTAACTATGGTATTTATTTCCGGTACCCTTCGCTTTGTGCAGGAATCCCGCAGCGGAAATGCGGCGGAAAAGCTGCTTGCAATGATCACAACCACCTGTACCGTCACCCGCATAGGACAGGAAAAAACAGAGATACCCATGGATGACCTGGTGGTAGGTGATATCGTCCATTTATCTGCCGGGGACATGATTCCGGCAGATGTCCGTATCCTGGATGCAAAAGATCTATTTGTCAGCCAGGCAAGCCTTACCGGAGAAAGTGAGCCGGTTGAAAAGCTCCCTCATGTAAGCCCACATAAGGACAGTGTAACGGATTACACCAATATTGCATTTATGGGCAGTAATGTGATCTCCGGAAGTGCAACGGCTGTCGTTATCTGTGTCGGTGATCATACGCTGTTTGGCTCTATGGCCGCTGCTGTTGCCGGAGAAGCTGTGGAAACCAGTTTTACGAAAGGTGTCAATGCTGTGTCATGGGTACTGATCCGTTTTATGCTGGTGATGGTTCCTCTGGTATTCTTTGTGAATGGCTTTACAAAGGGGGATTGGCTGGAGGCTTTCCTATTTGGGATTTCCATTGCAGTGGGACTCACACCGGAAATGCTTCCGATGATTGTAACCACCTGCCTTGCAAAAGGCGCTGTTTCCATGAGTAAAAAGCAAACCATTGTAAAAAACCTTAATTCCATTCAGAATTTTGGTGCTATGGATATCCTCTGTACAGACAAGACGGGGACACTGACACAGGATAAGGTGGTATTGGAATATCATCTCAATGTAAATGGAGAAGATGATACCAGAGTCCTTCGCCATGCCTATCTGAACAGTTACTTTCAGACAGGATATAAAAATCTCATGGATCTGTCTATTATCCATAAAACAGAGGAGATGGAGGCGGAAGATAAGCGTCTGATTGACCTGTCAGAAACCTACGTCAAGGTGGATGAGATTCCCTTTGACTTTAAACGCCGCCGTTTATCCACTGTGGTACAGGATAAAAACGGAAAGACACAGATGGTAACAAAAGGTGCTGTGGAAGAGATGCTTTCAATCTGTAGCTTTGCAGAATGTGACGGGCATGTACAACCTCTGCGTGATGAAGTGCGGAGCCGGATTTTGAAAACTGTAGATGGATTAAATGAAAAAGGTTTTCGTGTTTTGGCTATCGCCCAAAAGAGCAACCCATCTCCAGTGGGAGCTTTTGGTGTCAAAGATGAATGCGATATGGTGCTGATTGGTTATCTGGCATTTTTAGATCCACCGAAAGAATCTACTGCCGATGCTATCCAGGCATTGAAAAACCATGGGGTCCTTACCAAAATCCTCACAGGCGATAATGAAAAAGTAACCCGGACCATCTGTAAACAGGTGGGGCTGAAAGTCCGCAATATGCTCCTGGGTTCTGATCTGGAACACATGAGTGATGCTGAACTTGCCAGGGCGGCAGAAACCACCGAGGTATTTGCGAAACTGACACCGGAGCAGAAAGCCCGTATTGTTTCTGTTCTTCGTGAGAATGGTCATACGGTTGGATTTATGGGTGATGGAATCAATGATGCTGCTGCCATGAAATCTGCGGACATCGGAATCTCCGTAGATACAGCGGTAGACGTGGCGAAAGAATCAGCAGACATCATTCTTTTAGAAAAAGATCTGATGGTTTTGGAACAGGGCATCATTGAAGGGCGGAAAACCTATTCCAACATGATCAAGTACATCAAAATGACTGCTTCCTCCAATTTTGGAAATATGTTCTCCGTACTGGCTGCTTCTGCTCTTCTGCCATTCCTGCCAATGGAAAGTGTACATTTGATTTTCCTGAACCTAATCTACGACCTGTCCTGTACGGCAATCCCATGGGACAATGTAGATGAAGAGTTTATTGCCAAACCACGGAAATGGGATGCCTCCAGTGTAGGCAGTTTTATGATCTGGATCGGACCAACCAGCTCCATCTTTGATTTTACCACATACATTTTCATGTACTTTGTATTCTGCCCATTCTTTGTATCCAAGGGTATCCTGTTCAATGACCTGCCGGCTCATTTTAGCGGAACAGAGCTGACGGCGATGCAGACACAGTATATCGGAATGTTCCAGGCTGGCTGGTTTGTAGAATCTATGTGGAGCCAGACATTAGTGATCCACATGATTCGTACACCGAAGCTCCCATTTATCCAGAGCCGGGCATCTGCTCCTGTGACATTCCTTACAATGACAGGGATTACGATTCTAACCGTCATACCATTTACGATATTTGGAAAACTTCTTGGGTTTGTGGCACTGCCAGCAGCATACTTTGCATATCTGCTTCCGTGCATCTTATTGTATATGGTTTTGGCAACAAGCTTGAAAAAGGCTTATGTCCGTCATTTTGGCGAATTGCTTTAA
- a CDS encoding AAA family ATPase yields the protein MKKISKITLENFRVFSGKREISFNNSNNQPADFICIYGKNGFGKTSLFDGFEWFFTGEIHLLQKDLKNNITRYEGNVLKNRYASENEGASISVEFSDGKCGRRTVVKRYDSINDYNKGKPSGECKELINKKQILPHSKIDSFIYASKPESMYNEWGNFWDPNNKQRNLFQSIYNVYKEIDKEKQDCNEQLYLLSVQLSDINIEEKVVEYNKTVSEYNRLFIPKIGKLESLQYRKNEKVNIDSILSGEKFLHSLNSYISEQRYLSEQCLYLEKHFNEYVEFQKYEQELYSRKKRWSEIIRKCYEKKELIEKKQNLLKKIDRITQNKNDIEILLDRQWFIQYEKYIETKATYTKINEDLQNNDLHKQKICSQLDICKESQKSYIAKLKNLSDNYIQWISKIQELEVQEKSILNKNQQNILIEKIKENQETIEQYEKERQYLLKASGEDYDKFVLSLEKDEILLYNWIMQFYERIKKIKDTINDYTEKEKKSKYVYQKMKDDIDNLDELLTLAKKEIQKENMNICPVCKSTFTNTQELLKKIDLSAQQEMLSLKKEEWDSNRKVLKEVQENYKNENQNISEDLENMLYKNQQLIIDFQNKIAAYKKQIKDNELYCQHIEAQKEIIKSIICNSIEEDTIELTEPYVKEAYEKRKTDLSAKIDKYNNKIGEIQKNIDKLSRIIDSEKEILEDLEKNKKCFYDDINNKQKLDILAKRNLFSYDDYLSLIKEYNYEIEKYLSSIKEIDKLLQVYKIYHYKNVEQYSSLVSKLNIPEEGWVDIFRKYKNSVFKKKTISHKTILHFKMKLDSKVDMAQKKIEALSRCLSDLSIKESINTYNRLEEERIKLQEKEHFVTRKLEIAEKIFFSAQRQLEEHIKNVFGGITISHIYEKIEPHKRFRQLEYQIGFNNDGVPELYIKVLNDKEEGVIPELFFSSAQLNTVALSVFLGGALTAINPKIKTIFIDDPIGHFDDLNVLSFIDVLRTIISETDWQLIISTHEENFYEIMKVKLNPKHYNSKFLVFEDEATLREDNRL from the coding sequence ATGAAAAAAATAAGTAAGATCACTTTAGAAAATTTTAGGGTTTTTTCAGGAAAGCGAGAAATTAGTTTTAATAATTCAAACAATCAGCCGGCAGACTTTATATGTATATATGGCAAAAACGGATTTGGGAAAACATCTCTATTTGATGGGTTTGAGTGGTTTTTTACTGGTGAAATTCATTTATTACAAAAAGATTTGAAAAACAATATTACAAGATATGAGGGAAATGTCTTAAAAAATCGATATGCTTCTGAGAATGAAGGTGCAAGTATTAGTGTAGAATTTTCAGATGGAAAATGTGGTCGCCGTACTGTAGTTAAAAGATACGATTCTATAAATGATTATAATAAAGGTAAGCCAAGTGGTGAATGCAAGGAGCTTATAAATAAAAAGCAGATTTTGCCTCATAGTAAAATAGATAGTTTTATTTATGCAAGTAAGCCAGAATCTATGTATAATGAATGGGGAAATTTCTGGGATCCAAATAATAAGCAAAGAAATCTTTTTCAATCAATTTATAATGTATATAAAGAAATAGATAAAGAAAAACAGGATTGTAATGAACAATTATATTTATTATCGGTACAATTATCGGATATAAATATAGAAGAAAAAGTAGTCGAATATAATAAGACAGTATCAGAATATAATCGGTTATTTATACCTAAAATCGGAAAGCTAGAATCATTACAATATCGCAAAAATGAAAAAGTAAATATTGATAGCATTTTGTCAGGAGAAAAATTTTTACATTCTTTAAACAGTTATATTTCAGAACAACGATATTTAAGTGAGCAATGTTTGTATTTGGAAAAACATTTTAACGAGTATGTAGAGTTTCAGAAATATGAACAAGAATTATATTCTAGAAAGAAAAGATGGAGCGAAATAATTAGAAAGTGTTATGAGAAAAAAGAATTAATAGAGAAAAAACAAAATTTACTTAAAAAAATTGATAGAATAACCCAAAATAAGAATGATATAGAAATTTTACTTGATCGCCAGTGGTTTATCCAATACGAAAAATACATAGAAACAAAAGCAACTTATACAAAGATTAATGAAGATTTGCAAAATAATGACTTACACAAACAAAAAATATGTAGTCAACTTGATATATGTAAAGAAAGCCAAAAATCTTATATTGCAAAATTAAAGAATTTATCAGACAACTATATCCAATGGATATCTAAAATACAGGAGTTAGAAGTACAAGAAAAATCTATACTCAATAAAAATCAGCAGAATATCCTTATTGAAAAAATAAAAGAAAATCAGGAAACGATCGAGCAGTATGAAAAAGAGCGACAATATTTGTTAAAGGCATCGGGAGAAGATTATGATAAATTTGTGCTGTCTTTAGAAAAAGATGAAATATTGCTGTATAATTGGATTATGCAATTTTACGAAAGAATTAAAAAAATTAAAGATACCATAAATGATTATACAGAAAAAGAAAAAAAATCCAAATATGTTTATCAAAAAATGAAGGATGACATAGATAATTTAGATGAACTACTAACTTTAGCAAAAAAGGAAATACAAAAAGAAAATATGAATATCTGTCCAGTCTGCAAAAGTACTTTTACTAATACTCAGGAATTGCTAAAAAAAATTGATTTATCTGCTCAGCAGGAAATGTTATCATTAAAAAAAGAAGAATGGGATAGTAATAGAAAGGTATTAAAGGAAGTACAAGAAAATTATAAGAATGAAAATCAAAATATAAGTGAAGATTTAGAAAATATGCTATATAAAAATCAACAGCTAATTATAGATTTTCAAAATAAGATTGCGGCATATAAAAAACAGATTAAAGATAATGAACTATACTGTCAACATATAGAAGCTCAAAAAGAAATAATAAAATCTATAATCTGTAATAGTATAGAGGAAGATACTATTGAATTAACAGAACCTTATGTTAAGGAGGCATATGAAAAAAGGAAAACAGACTTAAGTGCAAAAATAGATAAGTATAATAATAAGATTGGTGAGATACAAAAAAATATAGATAAACTCTCGAGAATAATTGACTCAGAAAAAGAAATTTTAGAAGATTTAGAGAAAAATAAAAAATGCTTTTATGATGATATAAATAATAAGCAGAAATTAGATATTTTAGCCAAGAGAAATTTGTTTTCATATGATGATTATTTGTCATTGATAAAGGAATATAATTATGAAATCGAAAAATATTTATCTTCAATTAAGGAAATAGATAAATTACTTCAGGTATATAAAATATACCATTACAAAAATGTAGAGCAATATTCTTCGCTTGTTAGTAAGTTAAATATACCTGAAGAAGGATGGGTAGATATTTTTAGAAAATATAAAAATAGTGTGTTTAAGAAAAAAACTATTTCGCATAAAACTATTCTACATTTTAAAATGAAACTTGATTCTAAAGTTGATATGGCTCAAAAAAAAATAGAGGCACTAAGTCGATGCTTGAGTGATTTATCAATAAAGGAAAGTATAAATACTTACAATCGGCTAGAAGAAGAACGAATAAAATTACAAGAAAAAGAGCATTTTGTAACGCGAAAATTAGAGATTGCCGAAAAAATCTTTTTTTCGGCGCAAAGACAACTAGAAGAACATATAAAAAATGTATTTGGCGGAATTACAATTAGCCATATATATGAAAAGATAGAGCCTCATAAACGCTTTAGACAATTAGAATATCAAATTGGTTTTAATAATGATGGAGTACCAGAGTTATATATAAAAGTTTTGAATGATAAAGAAGAGGGAGTAATACCAGAATTGTTTTTTAGTTCGGCTCAACTTAATACAGTTGCGTTAAGTGTGTTTTTGGGAGGTGCCCTCACAGCAATTAATCCTAAAATTAAAACTATTTTTATTGATGATCCTATTGGACATTTTGATGATTTAAATGTATTATCATTTATTGATGTTTTAAGAACTATAATAAGCGAAACAGACTGGCAGTTAATCATTTCAACTCATGAAGAAAATTTTTATGAAATAATGAAAGTTAAATTAAACCCAAAACATTATAATTCTAAATTTTTAGTTTTTGAAGATGAAGCAACCTTGAGAGAAGACAACAGATTATAA
- a CDS encoding ABC-three component system middle component 1, whose translation MKDYTYIEDITSLKDNILDEKCKIIYMKRKTEDYFIHIVCCEFSDVNSLKANWKELTNNVSDVIQKGLSDLIEIYNIYIVFFQPNIKGNLIYNIEQNKFSSRKIVLQSEMPKNKKNLEQIINSKLFDLQIEKETSDQPCFIEGMDFITNLNDLNFITELKKYIKRCAQEEINEKNK comes from the coding sequence ATGAAGGATTATACTTATATTGAGGATATAACAAGTTTAAAAGATAACATTTTAGATGAAAAATGTAAAATTATATATATGAAACGAAAAACCGAAGACTATTTTATACACATTGTTTGTTGCGAATTTTCTGATGTGAATTCACTAAAAGCAAATTGGAAAGAATTAACAAACAATGTGTCAGATGTAATTCAAAAAGGTTTAAGTGATTTAATAGAAATTTATAATATATATATTGTTTTTTTTCAACCTAATATAAAAGGGAATTTAATATATAATATTGAGCAAAATAAATTTTCTTCTAGAAAAATTGTTTTGCAATCAGAAATGCCTAAGAATAAAAAAAATCTAGAACAAATTATAAACTCAAAACTATTTGATTTGCAAATTGAAAAGGAAACCAGTGATCAACCTTGTTTTATAGAAGGAATGGATTTTATAACAAATCTTAATGATTTGAATTTTATAACAGAACTAAAAAAATATATTAAAAGGTGTGCTCAGGAGGAAATAAATGAAAAAAATAAGTAA